In the genome of Arabidopsis thaliana chromosome 4, partial sequence, the window aacaagaatcATGATCCAACAGAGTGCTATGATGGCATGTTGATTTGGTAACAATCAGAAACCATAGACCATGAATCCGAGAAGAACATAGTCAATCCAAAGCTACTAAACCTACGATAACATCTGAACAAGtccaaactaaacaaaattttacagAATTTCAAAAATCAGATTCATAGCAACACCATTTCCAAGCTCAACTTCATCAGACTGAATTCAAATCATTCAACGTCACCTACGAAGTAAGCTACAGTATCCTTTTTTTCTACTATCATTATCAACAAGCTTCGATCGCAGACCAAAACAAGCACGAGACCGAGAAAGTTAAATCTGATCAACAACATTTGAGAGTATGAAGAACAACGTACGCGAATTGGCCATGGAGATATCACTTCCTTCGTTCGGGTCGAGCCATACTTTTCTCTTCCCGCACTTGAGTACTGAGGATGCGAGACGCTTCTGGAGCTTCAACGAAACCATTTTAGCCTCTCCCTGATTTTGGCGAAGAAGAGTTAATCGAAGAAGACAATATctttatatatgatattttctagGGTTACTCTTCCACAAAAACCAATCGTTTTCTAATTGGGCTTTCTGCTAAGCCCATTATAGGCCTAGTTTTGAATTTAACACAGATGCGTACACGTTGTTCCGTAGGCATCAAGGCATCTATAGAAACGTATTGAGTTCACAATGTTTCACCCTCATTTccataatttttcttctttgtgtgttctctctctctcggaagaaaaaaccctagtttcttGCCGAATCAAGGCAAAATCACGATGAAgcaatcttctttttcttcttcttcttcgtcacgTAATTCAACTAGTTTAACAAACAGACTCAAAACCATCTTCAAAAAAGCTGAAGAGCTTTCGATTCTCTGTGCTATTGACGTTTGCGTCATCTATTACGGACCAGACGGTGAACTGAGAACATGGCCTAAGGAGAGAAATACAGTGAAAGACATGGCTTCGAGATATAAAGAGGCCACAAAACGCAAGAAGAGTCTCAATCTTCATGACTTCAtcgagaaggagaaggacaaggacaaagacaaagacaaatGACAAGGGGAAGACGAAttcgaaaaagaagaattatgtGAAGAATTGGTATCCTGACTTTGATCATTACTCTCCTCAACAACTCTCTCAATTGATTCATTCCTTAGAACGGACTCTTTCTACTCTGCAAGAAAGGCTTCGTATTGTTGAGTCgcagaaacaacaaaacaaaaacttggtGCATCAGAGTTTAACACCATCGTATCTGAACCAGATCCAACACTTGAATCCTAGCAACTTCTCGCCGTATATGTACAACCATGGAGATGCTGCTACTCTCTCACAACTCCCACTGTCTGCTTCACTCTCCAATCAACTCCAATTACCTGAATCACTTGATGCGGCATGGTTTTGGTCAGAACATGTGTTTGGACAAcatcaccaacaacaacaactttcaACATCCTGGCGTGTCAAACACACAAGAATACTCACCGTTTCTTTCGGTACAAGCATCTGCAGTGAATAACTACGGGTTGAATAATCACTTGATGCAGCGACAGGATCAGCTTCATGGTTTTGATCAGAACATGTGTATGATGAGtgaaatcatcaacaaaaacaacgtTCTACAATATCCTAATCTCTCAAACACGGTTCCACATGAATTCTCTTCTGGTTTCAACCAGAACACTTATGGTAATGCTGTCGGTAACACTAGCTTCTCTCAAGACATGTTTTCAAGCTATGATCCGAGCAGTCTGCTTCACACATCTTCTCTGCCACCTCTCCACAACAATTCTAACAGTTATTGTTTTTCTGACAACTCAAGACTTCTCTGCTAACAAATCtgtctaaaagaaaaaacattgaagCTTCCTTAAGAGTCAGTCAATTGTGAAGTAGCAAGCGGAtcagagagagattgaagcTGTTTTTGCTTCTAAATTCCTTCTGCcacgttttttttcttgtttttttaagtatttctATAATGAAACAGATCTATTTGTGGAGATTTTGCTTTGAATTttaagttgatttttttttcagtagtattcatatatatatgaacttcCATAAAAATCTTTCACAAAAACTTGcatgaaacaaattataatctaaaaacATTGATGGTGACAAGACTGTTTCAATTGCTATAAGTTGATACAAGCTGCAAAGTCAAATTATATAACTCTTGCATCTAAGAAACTTGCAACTTAGTATCCGTCTTGTCTGAATCAGCTGATACAAGGAGATGGAGATTAGCTCTGAGTTCGTACAAACAAGGCTTGTaccacaaacaaagaaaacccCTAAATCAAGGAAACTGAAACTGCGTAGTCTTGTTTACCAGAAGGAGGATTATCATACACCCAAAGCAGAGACACAATAATCGACCACAAACACAATCAATCCTTTAGCAAACAGATAAAGATGACAAATCACCCAAAAGCTGAAGAACACTCCTCCAACAAGCTTACTCGAATGCAGAAAACGGACTGTACATATGAAGATGAGAACTTGATGTTCACATTTTCTAGTATACAAGGTAAAGGCAACGATAACTATAGCCTCTGCATTGTTGGCCAATAAGGAGAATTTGTCCGTTTGTAAATTCAAAAGGAACGTCTGGAAGCTGCACTAGGGAGCAGAGAAAGAACAAGCAATGTAGATCTAAGGAGATTAGATCATAAGGGGTGAGAGAAACTGTAAAGTATAACTGTATATGCTTTGGGGTAGTTTTTCAAGTAGTACATGATGGAGAGTGAGTCTTTAGCTAGAGAAAAGTTTTAGACGTTCACTAGTATTATCCTGTAATCACCCTCTTTCTCCTTCGTTGTGAACAAATACTTGTGTGCTCCTCTTCTTCCTATTCTGCTCTGTTATTTCCTCTACTTCTTTATATCTTGCTTACTCTGTTTCCGTGAGTTGGTGTGGATGGCAAAGGTTTAAGCTTGATGTGTTGTAGAGTTTAACAAAACCTAAGAGTATCTCCATCAAGGAGAAACCCAAAAAGTTTCTcgaacaagaaaaatattagtattttattataattttattatatgattaaatttttattttagtgtaaaaattgaatcaattaaaagaagagaaatgtaATGATGGCTTGTAGAGAGTATCTCATAGTTTCTCACTTGAGAAACTTTCTacactctctcttctctttttattatttctgtTATTTTAATAGTGAAAAACTCTCTTGAGAGATTACCAATGTAGATGGTCTAACAATACATAGTCTTTGCAAGCCCCAGCGCAATTGCAATCAAATTCACCATTATGATTGTTCATGGATGAACCATCAAAAAGCTTCATATCACAACATCCAAAAAATCAtccataaaataataaattatttagactaaaatatataattattttagacCCAAACATACAAcaatttttagtatttttaccCATTGTGATTTAGATCAAAACTACACatcccaaaataaaaccatgGTAGGCCCATCATTGACTATGTACAAATGTGCGTTGACCTTTTTCTCGTATCACACAATTCTCTCCGAACCCaccaaattaagaaacatgGCAAAAACTAGGAATAACCTAAAAATAGaatgaaagaggaagaaaagaacttaaaaataGAATAACAGATGTAAAAGAAGAGTTGgataaaaaatagaatcaaCCCAAAAATACATTTCTCAAAGCTCTTTAAATAAccaattttcaatttgtttgtaACAATTAATAACCACGAGAAGAGaagttgagaaagaaaaaatagtaacGATGAAAATGGCCGGAAGgatctttctccttttcctCTCCGTCTACGTCACGGTGGCCATCGCCGGTAAAGCTCCACCGCCAACATTCACCGAGAAAGGCAAAGCCTAGCGGAGAAACTCTGCGAGAAATCCGAAGACAAAGCGTTTTGCGTTGCAAGCCTAACGTCCCGTCCTGAGGCAGCAACCGCAACCGCACCAAAACTAGGCGTGATCGCGTTAAGCATCGCGTCCTCAAATGCTTCGGACACATCTTTCTACATCAAAGCCAAACTAAAGCAAAAGAACCTCGAGCCGGCTTTAGAAGACACCCTCGACGATTGCTCTAAGAATTACTTAGATGCGGTCGCGCAGCTCGACGATTCTCTAGCCGCTTTGATGCAAAACTCGTTCATCGACGTCGATATTTGGCTCAACACCGCGATAAGCGACGGTGAGGCTTGTGAAAACGCTTTGAACGATCGTGCCGGTAATGATGCTGAGCTTGCTCGTAGGAACACAAACTTGTTGAAGCTTTGCAAGGATGCTCTTCTCATTAACACTATTTTAACTCCCTAAATTTAAAGTTATTGcccattaattattttatatttgttcacattgttataatttttttttaaatggctCGTTGATTTGTCCCGGGGGTAAATTGTAACGATATTTGAAATACTtgtttttgggaatttttgaATGAgcttattaaattatatataaagtatatacaACCAATATgcatattttcttgtttatattcACCTAATAATAACcaatgaaataataaaatacaaatgtatattattttccttttggtcacaaatgtattttcttttcccttcttatattatatacacaataaaataaaataaaaatatgaaattatcctttttttgtgtggacattttatcatttaagaaaatgaaattaataattctAAATTACTATCTtattacaaatgaaaattgtaaattaattaaatatttacaagCATCCATATAATTTTGGTCATTCAATATAATTCCTAAATACTAAAAActattgactttttttttttttttttttttttttttgtaaaccctaaaaactattgactaaaaaaaagtattttaacagaaaaagaagagaatatataattttaatgtttgaccacaaagggaaaaaaatatctcaaagttttttctttctttggtatATCGGACGGTATTTGTGTGGCCAGGGAGGGCTACCTGAGACTCCATAtctgtctctcttcttcttcttcttcctcttcttcctctgcttcttcttcttcacatcaCTGTGTGcgtctctctatctctctattCTATCATTTCGAAATCCTCTCTATCCGAATTTGAACTCGTCTCTTCTTCGTAAAGAGTTCTTAATCTCCGTCTCTGTGATTTCGGAATCTGGAGGTTTTGAATTTCTTGTTCGTATCAATCAAATGGTGGATCGATTTAGTGAGATTGCTTTACCTCATTAGCAATGACTTCTGCTTCTTCCATGTCCGGTGCGTTTTCTTCGTTCGtctctctgatttttttttttttttcatgttcgTTTCAAAGGCAGAGTTTAGGGGAAGCTTTGTGACGATTCTTctgttcttctctctgtttgttTGAATTCAGTAGCAATTGTGTATTGCGTCTTAACGTCTTAAGCTAATATACCCTTAAGACTGTGTGATTTTTCTTAGTTATGAGTCGTATTAAGAATCCAATTGCTTCGTTTTCTGAATTGGATtccgagagagagagagagagagagagagagagagagagttcaCGTCCCATTGAATTTGAAAGCTACTTTAgttattgttcttgttttgtgtATGTGTGCGACGGAAAATGAAAATCCACTTGGTTGATAATTTCTATTACTTTCTGGTGTTTGTTGGATCAGTGAGTAAATGCAGCAAAGTTAGAATTCTGAGCTGATTAGGTTATTCACTAGTTCTTCTTTAAGCAAGTTCATGTGCCAACTAAACACTTCCTACCATTCTTGTTGTGGACCACAGTTTTCTATTACTGGTTAacaattaatttcttttgaattcATGCATATACGTTTACCCTTTTTGGttggttctgttttggttttattgaaattgaTTATGTGTGTACAATGCAGTGTCTGTGGAATGTGTGAACATATGTAATCTAACGAAAGGAGATGGGAATGCAAGAAGCGATTGCAGTGCTCTCTCCTGTGCTTGGAAAGCTCCAAGAGCGTTAACTGGGTTTCTAGCTAGCACTGCTCATCCACCTGTGTGTTCTGTGTATTCATGTGGCAGAAATGGAAGAAAGAGCAGAATGAAAGCTGTAAGTATCCTTTATTGCGTCTGTTTATGTAGTCCGGTGTTAAGATATTAATATGTGGCTTGAATGGATATATCAAGCTCCAGAATTGTGTTTCTACTATTTTTGTACATGATCACCTTGTTCATATTGCCATGGTGGCAGTATTTGCAATCTATTCTTATGGTAACTCCTTTGGATAATGTAGTGCGCCTGGCAGAGGTATGAATATGAAGTAGGCTTTTCTGAGGCTCCTTACTTTGTAAATGTGAGAAATATCTTGAAGTCCAGATTATCTTGTGGTGGTCATAAAAGATGGGAACTGTATTGCGTATCAGCTGAATCTTCTTCTGGTGCATCCAGTGATGTTACCGTCGAAACATTGTGGGAGGTACGATACACtggtctcttctttttctttggaaCTCTACTAGCTCGACATTCTCAACCAATTTGATGGGTGTTTATCTCTGCAGGACCTTTTCCCATCAATATCTTATCTACCCCGTAAAGAATTAGAATTTGTTCAAAAGGGCCTTAAGGTATGATGATATAAATTTCTCTATATTTGAAAGGCGTCTTTAAGCTACATCCTCCTATGTCATTTCCCCTTTGATAtgttattaacttattattgAAGTTTATCTTCAGTTTTTTGCTATTCATTGCTTAATTCAGTAAGAAAGGTTTGTGCAGTTAGCGTTTGAGGCACATCATGGTCAAAAGAGACGTAGTGGGGAACCATTCATTATACATCCCGTTGCAGTTGCTCGTATCCTTGGGGAACTTGTGAGTTGCGTGATACGTTGTGAATATGGATTCACATGAGGATTAGTTGGAAAGCTTAATAATTACTTTTGTACTTGTATAGGAATT includes:
- the AGL51 gene encoding AGAMOUS-like 51 (AGAMOUS-like 51 (AGL51); FUNCTIONS IN: sequence-specific DNA binding transcription factor activity; INVOLVED IN: regulation of transcription, DNA-dependent; LOCATED IN: nucleus; CONTAINS InterPro DOMAIN/s: Transcription factor, MADS-box (InterPro:IPR002100); BEST Arabidopsis thaliana protein match is: AGAMOUS-like 78 (TAIR:AT5G65330.1); Has 35333 Blast hits to 34131 proteins in 2444 species: Archae - 798; Bacteria - 22429; Metazoa - 974; Fungi - 991; Plants - 531; Viruses - 0; Other Eukaryotes - 9610 (source: NCBI BLink).), with translation MKQSSFSSSSSSRNSTSLTNRLKTIFKKAEELSILCAIDVCVIYYGPDGELRTWPKERNTVKDMASRYKEATKRKKKRTLSTLQERLRIVESQKQQNKNLVHQSLTPSYLNQIQHLNPSNFSPYMYNHGDAATLSQLPLSASLSNQLQLPESLDAAWFWSEHVFGQHHQQQQLSTSWRVKHTRILTVSFGTSICSE
- a CDS encoding Plant invertase/pectin methylesterase inhibitor superfamily protein (Plant invertase/pectin methylesterase inhibitor superfamily protein; FUNCTIONS IN: enzyme inhibitor activity, pectinesterase inhibitor activity, pectinesterase activity; INVOLVED IN: biological_process unknown; LOCATED IN: endomembrane system; EXPRESSED IN: 9 plant structures; EXPRESSED DURING: L mature pollen stage, M germinated pollen stage, 4 anthesis, C globular stage, petal differentiation and expansion stage; CONTAINS InterPro DOMAIN/s: Pectinesterase inhibitor (InterPro:IPR006501); BEST Arabidopsis thaliana protein match is: Plant invertase/pectin methylesterase inhibitor superfamily protein (TAIR:AT1G55770.1); Has 90 Blast hits to 88 proteins in 17 species: Archae - 0; Bacteria - 0; Metazoa - 0; Fungi - 0; Plants - 90; Viruses - 0; Other Eukaryotes - 0 (source: NCBI BLink).): MKMAGRIFLLFLSVYVTVAIADKAFCVASLTSRPEAATATAPKLGVIALSIASSNASDTSFYIKAKLKQKNLEPALEDTLDDCSKNYLDAVAQLDDSLAALMQNSFIDVDIWLNTAISDGEACENALNDRAGNDAELARRNTNLLKLCKDALLINTILTP